A genomic region of Rhodothermales bacterium contains the following coding sequences:
- the atpG gene encoding ATP synthase F1 subunit gamma, with translation MASLRDIRKRISSVKSTQQVTRAMKMVAAAKLRKAQERTFEMRAYAYKIGEIISHLKQHIDPTAHPLFKPRDEVNGVLLIIVTADRGLAGAFNANIIKLAEQTIAERYQRYQEAGTLHLICVGRKAHEHFKRRNFQLVGDFRGVFNDLDYEDASRITNTAVNGYEEGRWDEVHVVYNEFKNTISQNRIVEPVLPIPPEQFRTPVMEKEVEHVATKKEGQSVDYIFEPEPISILHVLVPRFLHFTIWRALLESNAAEQGARMVAMDNATSNAEDLLRDLQLKYNRARQDAITKELIEITSGADALASA, from the coding sequence ATGGCGAGCCTTCGCGATATCCGCAAGCGAATCTCTTCGGTAAAAAGCACCCAGCAGGTGACGCGCGCCATGAAAATGGTGGCGGCCGCTAAGCTGCGCAAGGCGCAGGAACGCACGTTCGAGATGCGCGCGTACGCCTACAAGATCGGGGAGATCATCAGCCACCTGAAGCAGCACATCGACCCGACGGCGCACCCGCTTTTCAAGCCGCGCGACGAAGTGAACGGCGTGTTGCTCATCATCGTCACCGCAGACCGCGGCCTGGCCGGCGCCTTCAACGCCAACATCATCAAGCTGGCGGAGCAGACGATTGCGGAGCGTTATCAGCGCTACCAGGAAGCCGGCACGCTGCATCTGATCTGCGTGGGGCGTAAAGCGCACGAGCATTTCAAGCGCCGCAACTTCCAGCTGGTGGGCGACTTCCGCGGCGTGTTCAACGACCTCGATTACGAGGACGCCAGCCGCATCACGAACACGGCGGTGAACGGCTACGAGGAGGGACGCTGGGACGAAGTGCACGTGGTGTACAACGAATTCAAGAACACCATCTCGCAGAACCGCATCGTAGAACCTGTCCTCCCGATTCCGCCCGAGCAGTTCCGCACGCCCGTGATGGAAAAGGAGGTGGAGCACGTAGCCACGAAGAAGGAAGGGCAGTCGGTCGATTACATCTTCGAGCCCGAACCGATCTCGATTCTTCACGTGCTGGTGCCGCGCTTTCTACACTTCACGATCTGGCGCGCGCTGCTGGAATCGAATGCCGCCGAGCAGGGTGCGCGCATGGTGGCGATGGACAACGCCACGTCCAATGCCGAAGACCTGCTGCGCGACCTCCAGCTCAAATACAACCGGGCCCGTCAGGACGCGATCACCAAGGAACTGATCGAAATTACGAGCGGCGCGGACGCGCTCGCATCGGCGTAA
- a CDS encoding enoyl-CoA hydratase/isomerase family protein, translating to MEPTKSPGEVRLEIDRGIAAITFSTPIHNAMPGVILASLAAAIDDAGAHPDVRVVILRSGGSRTFCAGASFDELAAIRDETAGRAFFMGFARVIDACRRCPRLIIGRIQGKAIGGGVGLAAAVDYALASEHASIRLSELSIGIGPFVVGPAIQRKIGAAAFGHLAIDASNFKSASWAQEKGLFADVFSTEEGLEETVVSMAERIAAMNPDATAAFKRLLWEGTDHWETLLPERAALSGRLILSPEAQAALQKYR from the coding sequence ATGGAACCAACGAAGAGCCCGGGAGAAGTCAGGCTGGAGATCGATCGCGGCATCGCGGCGATTACCTTCAGCACACCGATCCACAACGCCATGCCCGGCGTCATTCTCGCGTCCCTGGCGGCGGCGATCGACGACGCCGGCGCGCATCCGGATGTGCGGGTGGTCATCCTGCGGAGCGGAGGCAGCCGGACCTTCTGCGCCGGCGCGAGCTTCGACGAACTCGCGGCCATCCGTGACGAAACAGCCGGCAGGGCCTTCTTCATGGGCTTCGCGCGCGTGATCGATGCCTGCCGGCGATGCCCGCGCCTCATCATCGGCCGCATACAGGGCAAGGCGATCGGCGGCGGCGTCGGGCTGGCGGCGGCGGTCGACTATGCGCTCGCGTCCGAACACGCCTCGATCCGGCTCAGCGAATTGTCGATCGGCATCGGCCCCTTCGTCGTCGGGCCGGCCATTCAGCGGAAGATCGGGGCGGCGGCCTTCGGGCATCTGGCGATCGATGCGTCCAACTTCAAGTCGGCATCCTGGGCGCAGGAGAAAGGACTTTTCGCCGATGTTTTTTCGACGGAAGAAGGTCTGGAAGAGACCGTAGTCAGCATGGCTGAGCGCATCGCGGCGATGAATCCCGATGCCACGGCGGCGTTCAAACGGTTGCTCTGGGAGGGGACGGACCACTGGGAGACCCTGCTGCCCGAGCGCGCGGCGCTGAGCGGCCGGCTCATCCTGTCCCCCGAAGCGCAGGCGGCGTTGCAGAAGTATCGGTAG
- a CDS encoding T9SS type A sorting domain-containing protein, protein MKPTFFSALSALVLLAFAGHTFMAETRLPPARTGALYVSSYGGDKVTVYDSTGAYLRDIEHDDLSGTRGIVFGPNDRIYVASQSNDQILAFGIDEQFITSFTHAELDGPTGMAISPAGELYVGSFNNDQVVVFDLEGNYLRSFTGGTLNGTNCVAFDSHGNIYVSSALNALIMKFDPDEQFVTSFTGGNLLSPMSIARDVNDLLYISGGSSNNIVVFDTTGAVQGTITHTDLSAPQGIAFDDRGHLFSTSFSKHLIVEFDADRNYVRTITEGGLQVPRSVAFQPLPTATSAERAEQLLAGFVLHPTFPNPFRDESTIRYTVPAGERHLSIELFDLQGRRIATLFNGTAPAGEQEAVWDGLDARGQRVPPGIYVVRLQTGEAFISRKMVRL, encoded by the coding sequence ATGAAGCCTACCTTCTTTTCCGCCCTTTCCGCCCTCGTCCTGCTGGCCTTTGCCGGCCACACGTTCATGGCCGAAACGCGGCTCCCGCCGGCGCGTACGGGCGCGCTGTATGTCTCCAGCTACGGTGGCGACAAGGTTACGGTATACGACTCAACCGGCGCCTACCTGCGCGACATCGAGCACGACGACCTCTCCGGTACACGCGGCATCGTCTTCGGACCCAACGACCGCATCTATGTCGCGAGCCAGAGCAACGACCAGATCCTGGCGTTCGGCATCGACGAGCAGTTCATCACCTCGTTCACGCACGCGGAGCTGGACGGCCCGACCGGGATGGCGATCTCGCCGGCCGGCGAACTCTACGTCGGCAGCTTCAACAACGACCAGGTCGTGGTTTTCGATCTCGAAGGCAATTACCTGCGCTCCTTCACCGGAGGCACGCTCAATGGCACCAACTGCGTCGCCTTCGACTCCCACGGCAACATCTATGTATCGAGCGCCCTCAACGCGCTCATCATGAAGTTCGACCCTGACGAACAGTTCGTGACCTCGTTCACGGGCGGCAACCTGCTCAGCCCGATGAGCATCGCCCGCGATGTGAACGACCTGCTCTACATCTCCGGTGGAAGCTCGAACAACATCGTGGTGTTCGACACCACCGGCGCCGTCCAGGGCACGATCACGCATACGGACCTCTCCGCGCCACAGGGCATCGCCTTCGACGATCGGGGGCATCTGTTCTCCACGTCCTTCAGCAAGCACCTGATCGTCGAGTTCGACGCCGACAGAAACTACGTGCGCACCATCACCGAGGGCGGGCTTCAGGTGCCGCGGAGCGTCGCGTTCCAGCCGCTGCCCACCGCAACATCCGCCGAGCGCGCGGAGCAGTTGCTCGCCGGCTTCGTCCTCCATCCCACGTTCCCCAACCCCTTCCGCGACGAAAGCACGATTCGCTACACCGTCCCGGCCGGCGAACGCCACCTCTCCATCGAGCTGTTCGACCTCCAGGGCCGACGCATCGCCACCCTGTTCAACGGCACAGCCCCCGCCGGCGAGCAGGAAGCCGTCTGGGATGGCCTCGACGCGCGCGGCCAACGCGTCCCTCCCGGCATCTACGTGGTCCGCCTCCAAACAGGAGAAGCCTTCATCTCCCGAAAAATGGTGCGGCTGTAG